The Haloterrigena turkmenica DSM 5511 genome includes the window CGACCTCACGAGCAAGCAACAACGTATTCTCCAGTACCTCCGCGATAACGCCGGCACGAAGACCTACTTCAAGTCCCGGCTCATCGGGCAGGAACTTGGGATGACCGCAAAAGAGGTCGGATCGAACATCACCGCACTGCAGGACGGCAATTTCGACGTCGAAATCGAAAAATGGGGTTACTCCTCGAGTACGACGTGGAAAGTGAACGTTTAACGCCCACGACGCCAGACGACGGGACCCATTCGCCGCCTCTCCCCGTATTTTCTCTTTGTCAGTCGTCCGGTAGCGTAGCAGCCGTTTTTTCACGGTTCGCGGTGTAGGGCCGAGCGAGAAATGTCACGGCCGATTCTGTTCGATATGGACGGCGTCCTTCTCGAAGGCCCGGGAACCGACCCGCAGGTGTACACGGACGCCGCCGATACCGCCCTCGCCGATCTCGAGGCCGACCCGACGCCGGCCCAGCGGGCCGATCTCCGACGAAACGACCTCGAGAACGTTCGCGAGCACTGCGAAGCCCTGGATATCGATCCGGCTCGATTCTGGAAACTGAAGGAGCGCTACGCCTCACGGGGAACCCACGAACGGCTCCGGACCGGCGAGCGCGGACTGTACGACGATATCGACGCGATCGCCGACCTAGCTGAACGAACCACGACCGGGCTCGTGACCAACAACCGCCACGAAACCGCCGCGTTCGTCGCCGACTTCGTCGGCATCGACTTCGACGTCGTTCGCGGTCGCGACCCGACGTTCGAGGGGTTCCGACGACGCAAACCCGAACCCGATTACATCGAGGACGCCCTCGACGAACTCGGCGTCAGCGAGGGGCTCTACGTCGGCGATTCGAGAAAAGACGTCACGGCCGGCCGCGCTGCCGGCCTCGAGACGGCGTTTCTCCGACGCTCGCACAATCGCGACCTCGACCGTCCCGCCGAGGCGACGCTCGAACTCGAGTCGCTGGCGGCGCTGTCCGATGTCGTCTGAGCAGTTCCCTACCAGCCGCAAAATCGACGCGTAACACGCTATTACCGACGAGTAGCGCGCTCTTAGCCGTCGTACGTGAGGAACTGATCCGCGTTCCGCGCGAGTTGACGGGCCGCGTCGCCGAAGGAGTCGGCGTGGCGGACGACCAGAATCAGGACCGTCTCGGGCCGTTCGACGGCGTAGCCGTCCTCCCGGGAGAGCAGTCCCTCGTCCTCGAGTTCGCCGGCGTACTTGCTGACGGTCGGCGGGGAAACGTCGAGTGCCGCCGCGAGATCGCCGCCGGTCGCCGCCGGGTTCCGGAGGAGTTCGATCAGCATTCCGCGGGGCGTCTCCCGGCGGAGGTAGCCGAGCGCCTGTTTCTCGAACTCGTCGAATCGGCCGGCCGGCACGAACCGTTTGTAGTCGCCGTCCCGGT containing:
- a CDS encoding DUF7123 family protein, translated to MSTAMAADLTSKQQRILQYLRDNAGTKTYFKSRLIGQELGMTAKEVGSNITALQDGNFDVEIEKWGYSSSTTWKVNV
- a CDS encoding HAD family hydrolase, with the translated sequence MSRPILFDMDGVLLEGPGTDPQVYTDAADTALADLEADPTPAQRADLRRNDLENVREHCEALDIDPARFWKLKERYASRGTHERLRTGERGLYDDIDAIADLAERTTTGLVTNNRHETAAFVADFVGIDFDVVRGRDPTFEGFRRRKPEPDYIEDALDELGVSEGLYVGDSRKDVTAGRAAGLETAFLRRSHNRDLDRPAEATLELESLAALSDVV
- a CDS encoding winged helix-turn-helix transcriptional regulator, which produces MTTSNGVDDEKRATLRRFAALGAASPLAGLSESAAADTGESDARDAIAGYLSTTPGAHFSKIRDDLQLGTGETQHHLRRLEELEVIERYRDGDYKRFVPAGRFDEFEKQALGYLRRETPRGMLIELLRNPAATGGDLAAALDVSPPTVSKYAGELEDEGLLSREDGYAVERPETVLILVVRHADSFGDAARQLARNADQFLTYDG